Proteins encoded together in one Coffea arabica cultivar ET-39 chromosome 2c, Coffea Arabica ET-39 HiFi, whole genome shotgun sequence window:
- the LOC113724393 gene encoding uncharacterized protein, translating to MPAWYNPQAVCAYHSGAPGHATFDCKALKHKIQDMVEAGEIVIRKREAQGPNVNQNPLPEHVGVILDDAEYEEQVKKLAREAEVFGVTDQPFVIELPFGEDNKPFVLDLTPAESEALKPVFIEFPEQEPVLSLQQVPWNYDEPTIQIGENSTAKKEVSVVTRSGKTVSPFETTIPIQANSEPPIKPAITEKEAVDFLKRLQRSEYNIIEKLSKSPAQITMLDLLFSSDMHRDALIDVLTKAQIPRDISVDNFSNVVGSVLFNKQIAFSDDELPTEGIGHNRALYITVRCNGKMLPNVLIDNGPWIHKSGAVPSSLHQLLKFVVNDKLITIFAEEDCLVITDSGSKEEGSRSATMSPHSTSDIVSVSWITTEEQALSKASVMMAKEMIRGGYKLDRGLGRELQGILKPVEIMEKRDTFGLGFQPTAKDIKEMKERKRAEKEGRQRVFDIPPLRYTFPRPTEVITSECYQKRVARAYNKKVHQRTFEEGDKVLKRILSMQDEAKGDVRNVFA from the exons ATGCCCGCGTGGTATAATCCACAagctgtctgtgcttatcattctggggCCCCCGGACATGCCACCTTTGATTGCAAGGcgcttaaacataaaatccaagatATGGTTGAAGCCGGGGAGATTGTAATCCGAAAAAGGGAGGCACAAGGGCCGAACGTAAATCAAAACCCCTTGCCAGAGCACGTTGGGGTCATTCTGGACGATGCGGAGTACGAAGAACAAGTCAAAAAATTGGCGAGGGAAGCTGAAGTAtttggggtcacagaccaaccATTCGTCATAGAATTACCATTCGGAGAAGATAACAAACCTTTTGTCTTGGATCTTACGCCAGCAGAGAGTGAAGCTTTGAAGCCGGTATTCATCGAATTCCCTGAGCAGGAGCCCGTTTTGAGTCTGCAACAAGTACCGTGGAATTACGATGAACCTACCATACAGATCGGGGAAAATTCAACTGCAAAGAAAGAGGTGTCAGTGGTTACCAGATCGGGGAAGACTGTAAGTCCATTTGAAACTACTATTCCGATTCAAGCTAATTCCGAGCCGCCCATTAAGCCAGcaatcaccgagaaagaagccGTGGATTTCCTTAAACGACTCCAGAGAAGTGAATACAACATAATCGAAAAGCTAAGCAAGTCACCTGCCCAGATAACCATGTTGGATTTACTTTTCTCTTCAGACATGCATAGGGATGCATTGATCGACGTATTAACTAAAGCTCAAATTCCGAGGGACATTtctgttgataatttttcaaacgtggTTGGGAGCGTATTATTCAACAAACAAATTGCTTTTTCTGACGATGAATTGCCGACAGAGGGCATTGGACATAATAGGGCGTTGTACATAACAGTGAGGTGCAACGGGAAAATGCTGCCGAATGTGCTAATTGACAACGG gccatggattcacaagtctGGGGCTGTGCCATCTTCGTTGCATCAATTGCTGAAATTCGTAGTAAATGACAAGCTAATCACTATCTTTGCCGAAGAGGACTGCCTGGTAATCACCGATTCTGGATCTAAAGAGGAGGGAAGTCGAAGTGCCACCATGTCCCCTCATAGCACATCCGATATAGTCTCCGTAAGTTGGATCACAACGGAGGAACAAGCTCTCTCAAAAGCAAGTGTaatgatggctaaggaaatgattCGTGGAGGATACAAATTAGACAGAGGATTGGGGCGTGAACTGCAAGGGATCCTGAAGCCAGTGGAGATTATGGAAAAAAGGGATACATTCGGTTTGGGTTTCCAACCAACCGCCAAGGACATCAAAGAGATGAAGGAGCGCAAAAGAGCAGAGAAAGAGGGCAGGCAAAGGGTTTTTGACATTCCACCACTGCGGTATACTTTTCCACGACCAACAGAGGTTATCACATCAGAG tgctatcagaaacgtgtggcccgggcttaTAACAAAAAGGTCCATCAGCGgacatttgaagaaggtgataaggtaCTGAAGCGGATTctgtcaatgcaagatgaagctaaag gtgatgtccgtaatgtcTTCGCCTAA